The proteins below are encoded in one region of Penaeus chinensis breed Huanghai No. 1 chromosome 25, ASM1920278v2, whole genome shotgun sequence:
- the LOC125038700 gene encoding sulfotransferase 1B1-like, producing the protein MSSSGNPRPLPFTVDRVPDKELSRLRSWGFSGHAEIVRTNPSRVSLPPAYSHLAHAYYNFEFRPDDLVLVTYPRSGTTWTSELLWAMRNLGLLERGEEITGGDRTTFIDMDFLMPSCADDDNPKVKEFLTLFPEGRVEDGVVLQMAKSHKGPRIMKTHLQIDLLNPDLLDTCKTVYVARNPKDVCVSLFHHGKISKMDPFEGEFPDFAEAFMADQVMYGPYWDHIKQAWKLKHHANLHFMFYEDMKRDIIGELTKLARFLQLDFTDEQLKTISDHASFGRMKSRHERDASGRNHTPGFFRKGQTGDWANAASGELTAAMDRWIADNSQGTDIVFKYK; encoded by the exons ATGAGCAGCTCTGGGAACCCTCGGCCGCTGCCCTTCACCGTGGATCGAGTGCCAGATAAAGAACTCTCTCGGCTACGCTCCTGGGGGTTCAGTGGCCATGCAGAGATCGTGCGGACTAACCCTTCCCGTGTTAGCCTCCCACCTGC ATACTCACACTTGGCTCATGCCTACTACAACTTCGAATTCCGTCCGGACGACCTTGTGCTTGTGACGTACCCCAGGAGCGGGACCACCTGGACGTCGGAGCTCCTGTGGGCCATGAGGAACCTCGGTCTCTTGGAACGGGGCGAGGAAATCACGGGTGGCGACCGCACGACATTCATTGATATG GATTTCCTGATGCCTTCCTGTGCTGACGATGACAACCCTAAGGTAAAGGAATTCCTCACACTTTTCCCCGAAGGCCGCGTGGAAGATGGGGTCGTCCTACAAATGGCAAAATCTCATAAGGGTCCCCGGATCATGAAGACGCACTTGCAGATCGACCTTCTAAACCCCGACCTTCTCGATACGTGCAAG acgGTGTACGTCGCCCGCAACCCCAAGGACGTGTGCGTGTCTCTTTTCCACCACGGGAAGATCAGCAAGATGGACCCTTTCGAGGGAGAGTTCCCCGACTTTGCTGAAGCCTTCATGGCCGACCAGGTGATGTACGGTCCTTATTGGGACCACATTAAGCAGGCCTGGAAGCTGAAGCACCACGCCAACCTCCATTTCATGTTTTATGAAGACATGAAACGTGACATCATTGGCGAGCTTACGAAACTGGCTCGTTTCCTGCAGCTGGACTTCACCGATGAGCAGCTGAAGAC cATCTCTGATCACGCGAGTTTCGGGCGCATGAAATCCCGGCACGAGCGGGACGCCTCCGGCCGCAACCACACCCCTGGCTTCTTCCGCAAGGGCCAGACCGGGGACTGGGCCAACGCGGCGTCCGGCGAGCTCACGGCTGCCATGGACCGGTGGATCGCAGACAATTCGCAGGGCACTGATATTGTGTTCAAATACAAGTGA
- the LOC125038772 gene encoding zinc metalloproteinase nas-4-like isoform X3 yields the protein MQAWGLVAALLLAARASEAGGAGEGRSSDPHEQQLPQPLLDSSNLPDLPLGSPDTIDNDIPGEPLSPDDFETSHDMVHEALDVSTSADPIELAGLFQGDIVLNSLDELVDLSAQQDSVVQDTKNAIINLKRRWPNGVIPYVISSSYNKNERATIAMAMSSYHQKTCLRFVPRMMERDYIHIIKGDGCSSSVGRVGGAQAVSLGPGCLYVGIVMHELMHAVGFWHEQSRADRDNYITINMANIQNGMEFNFQKYSWSTIQSLGVDYDLESVMHYGPYAFAKDRSKPTIIPRQMGAEIGQRRSLSPKDVLKLQLLYNCANTTETITTEVPVTTVAPDTCEDGNKYCEAWAAAGECERNPTWMTVSCRKSCKECGKECGDNNNYCNYWARNGQCTKNPSYMGRYCRKSCEICHNEVTETCDDRNRYCLAWAKTGYCRTNADYMLLFCKKSCMQC from the exons ATGCAAGCGTGGGGACTCGTGGCCGCCCTCCTGCTGGCGGCGAGGGCGAGCGAGGCGGGAGGCGCCGGCGAAGGGAGGTCCTCGGACCCCCACGAGCAGCAGCTGCCTCAGCCTCTCCTCGACTCCAGCAACCTCCCGGACCTGCCGCTCGGGAGCCCGGACACG ATCGATAACGATATACCCGGAGAACCTCTCAGTCCAGATGACTTTGAAACTAGTCATGATATGG tgcACGAGGCTCTGGACGTGAGCACCAGCGCCGACCCCATCGAGCTGGCCGGCCTCTTCCAGGGCGACATCGTCCTCAACAGCCTCGATGAACTGGTCGACCTCTCCGCACAG CAGGACAGTGTTGTGCAGGATACCAAGAACGCCATCATCAACCTGAAGAGAAGATGGCCCAATGGCGTCATCCCTTACGTTATCTCATCGTCCTACA ACAAGAACGAGAGAGCGACCATCGCCATGGCCATGAGCAGCTACCACCAAAAGACCTGCCTCCGCTTTGTTCCCCGGATGATGGAGCGAGACTACATCCACATCATAAAGGGAGACGG CTGCTCCAGTTCTGTCGGCCGAGTGGGCGGCGCGCAAGCAGTGTCTCTGGGTCCCGGGTGCCTCTACGTGGGTATCGTCATGCACGAGCTCATGCACGCTGTCGGGTTCTGGCACGAGCAGTCACGCGCAGACCGGGACAACTACATCACAATCAACATGGCAAACATCCAGAACGGGATGGAATTCAATTTTCAGAAATATTCTTGGAGTACAATTCAGAGCCTCGGGGTGGACTACGATCTCG AATCCGTGATGCACTACGGCCCCTACGCCTTCGCCAAGGATCGCTCCAAGCCCACTATTATCCCTCGCCAGATGGGGGCCGAGATAGGACAGCGACGATCCCTCTCACCG AAAGATGTCTTGAAGTTGCAACTTCTATACAACTGCGCAAACACAACCGAAACTATCACAACCGAAGTCCCTGTAACTACTGTAGCTCCAG ACACCTGTGAAGATGGAAACAAATACTGTGAGGCTTGGGCAGCTgcaggagagtgtgagaggaacCCGACGTGGATGACCGTCAGTTGCAGAAAATCATGCAAGGAGTGTG GCAAAGAGTGCGGAGACAACAACAACTACTGCAACTACTGGGCGCGCAATGGCCAGTGCACGAAGAACCCGTCGTACATGGGTCGCTACTGCAGGAAGTCCTGCGAGATCTGCCATAATGAAG TGACGGAAACGTGTGACGACCGCAACAGATACTGCCTCGCCTGGGCCAAGACAGGCTACTGCCGGACTAATGCTGACTACATGTTACTGTTTTGCAAGAAATCCTGCATGCAATGCTAA
- the LOC125038772 gene encoding zinc metalloproteinase nas-4-like isoform X1, which produces MVCEVLASPGPSKPTLSALGWVCSCRCVAWSSLPHQNHPRRMQAWGLVAALLLAARASEAGGAGEGRSSDPHEQQLPQPLLDSSNLPDLPLGSPDTIDNDIPGEPLSPDDFETSHDMVHEALDVSTSADPIELAGLFQGDIVLNSLDELVDLSAQQDSVVQDTKNAIINLKRRWPNGVIPYVISSSYNKNERATIAMAMSSYHQKTCLRFVPRMMERDYIHIIKGDGCSSSVGRVGGAQAVSLGPGCLYVGIVMHELMHAVGFWHEQSRADRDNYITINMANIQNGMEFNFQKYSWSTIQSLGVDYDLESVMHYGPYAFAKDRSKPTIIPRQMGAEIGQRRSLSPKDVLKLQLLYNCANTTETITTEVPVTTVAPDTCEDGNKYCEAWAAAGECERNPTWMTVSCRKSCKECGKECGDNNNYCNYWARNGQCTKNPSYMGRYCRKSCEICHNEVTETCDDRNRYCLAWAKTGYCRTNADYMLLFCKKSCMQC; this is translated from the exons atggtttgcgaagttctagcttcgcccgggccttctaaaccGACGCTATCGGCGCTGGGCTGGGTGTGTTCGTGTCGCTGTGTTGCCTGGTCCTCACTGCCTCAC CAGAATCATCCAAGGAGAATGCAAGCGTGGGGACTCGTGGCCGCCCTCCTGCTGGCGGCGAGGGCGAGCGAGGCGGGAGGCGCCGGCGAAGGGAGGTCCTCGGACCCCCACGAGCAGCAGCTGCCTCAGCCTCTCCTCGACTCCAGCAACCTCCCGGACCTGCCGCTCGGGAGCCCGGACACG ATCGATAACGATATACCCGGAGAACCTCTCAGTCCAGATGACTTTGAAACTAGTCATGATATGG tgcACGAGGCTCTGGACGTGAGCACCAGCGCCGACCCCATCGAGCTGGCCGGCCTCTTCCAGGGCGACATCGTCCTCAACAGCCTCGATGAACTGGTCGACCTCTCCGCACAG CAGGACAGTGTTGTGCAGGATACCAAGAACGCCATCATCAACCTGAAGAGAAGATGGCCCAATGGCGTCATCCCTTACGTTATCTCATCGTCCTACA ACAAGAACGAGAGAGCGACCATCGCCATGGCCATGAGCAGCTACCACCAAAAGACCTGCCTCCGCTTTGTTCCCCGGATGATGGAGCGAGACTACATCCACATCATAAAGGGAGACGG CTGCTCCAGTTCTGTCGGCCGAGTGGGCGGCGCGCAAGCAGTGTCTCTGGGTCCCGGGTGCCTCTACGTGGGTATCGTCATGCACGAGCTCATGCACGCTGTCGGGTTCTGGCACGAGCAGTCACGCGCAGACCGGGACAACTACATCACAATCAACATGGCAAACATCCAGAACGGGATGGAATTCAATTTTCAGAAATATTCTTGGAGTACAATTCAGAGCCTCGGGGTGGACTACGATCTCG AATCCGTGATGCACTACGGCCCCTACGCCTTCGCCAAGGATCGCTCCAAGCCCACTATTATCCCTCGCCAGATGGGGGCCGAGATAGGACAGCGACGATCCCTCTCACCG AAAGATGTCTTGAAGTTGCAACTTCTATACAACTGCGCAAACACAACCGAAACTATCACAACCGAAGTCCCTGTAACTACTGTAGCTCCAG ACACCTGTGAAGATGGAAACAAATACTGTGAGGCTTGGGCAGCTgcaggagagtgtgagaggaacCCGACGTGGATGACCGTCAGTTGCAGAAAATCATGCAAGGAGTGTG GCAAAGAGTGCGGAGACAACAACAACTACTGCAACTACTGGGCGCGCAATGGCCAGTGCACGAAGAACCCGTCGTACATGGGTCGCTACTGCAGGAAGTCCTGCGAGATCTGCCATAATGAAG TGACGGAAACGTGTGACGACCGCAACAGATACTGCCTCGCCTGGGCCAAGACAGGCTACTGCCGGACTAATGCTGACTACATGTTACTGTTTTGCAAGAAATCCTGCATGCAATGCTAA
- the LOC125038773 gene encoding sulfotransferase 1C4-like, with protein sequence MASSCERGAAERPLPFHVEEVPEDEVKRLQDLGFEGYPQLVRTKPNLAYFRPPYARLASAFYNFAFRPDDVLVLTYPKSGTNWTSELVWALRNPDALHRAECAAASERFFFIDMDILRPGRAAEDDPTYQRFVATCPEGRVEDGVQLQLASAHKGPRVIKTHLRFDLLRQDLLDTCKVVYTVRNPKDTCVSYFHHCSNNIRSTFKGDFSNFAEAFMTNGINYGSYWDHVRQAWQRKGHRNLHIMFYEDLKADIHGELRKLANFLQLDRDDDQLKTVAEHASFEQMKSRHERLSVNHMIRNFFRKGQVGDWKNAASEELNNKMDDWIRKNCRDIDVSFNYE encoded by the exons ATGGCGAGCAGCTGCGAGCGCGGGGCAGCCGAGCGGCCGCTGCCCTTCCACGTAGAGGAGGTGCCTGAGGACGAGGTAAAGCGCCTGCAAGACCTCGGCTTCGAGGGCTATCCTCAGCTCGTGAGAACCAAGCCCAACTTGGCCTACTTCAGACCCCC ATACGCCCGCCTGGCCAGCGCCTTCTACAACTTCGCGTTCCGGCCCGACGATGTGCTGGTCCTCACCTACCCGAAGTCCGGGACCAACTGGACCTCGGAGCTGGTGTGGGCGCTGAGGAACCCGGACGCTCTGCACCGGGCGGAGTGCGCGGCGGCCAGCGAGCGCTTCTTCTTCATCGACATG GACATCCTCCGCCCCGGCCGCGCCGCCGAGGACGACCCGACGTACCAACGGTTCGTGGCGACGTGCCCCGAGGGGCGTGTGGAGGACGGCGTGCAACTCCAGCTGGCGTCCGCGCACAAGGGCCCCAGGGTGATCAAGACACACCTGCGCTTCGACCTCCTTCGGCAGGATCTCCTGGACACGTGCAAG GTAGTCTACACCGTTCGAAATCCAAAGGACACGTGCGTCTCTTACTTCCATCACTGTAGCAACAATATTAGAAGCACATTCAAGGGAGATTTCTCCAACTTTGCCGAGGCTTTCATGACCAACGGTATCAATTACGGATCCTATTGGGACCACGTCAGGCAGGCTTGGCAACGCAAAGGCCACAGGAACCTTCATATCATGTTCTACGAGGATTTGAAGGCGGATATCCACGGCGAACTGAGGAAGCTGGCAAATTTCCTGCAACTCGATCGCGATGACGATCAGCTGAAAAC TGTAGCTGAGCACGCGAGCTTCGAGCAGATGAAATCTCGCCACGAGCGCCTCAGCGTTAACCACATGATCCGCAACTTCTTCCGCAAAGGGCAGGTCGGAGATTGGAAGAACGCTGCTTCTGAGGAGCTGAACAACAAGATGGATGACTGGATTCGGAAAAATTGTCGTGACATTGACGTTTCCTTCAATTATGAATAA
- the LOC125038772 gene encoding zinc metalloproteinase nas-4-like isoform X2: protein MVCEVLASPGPSKPTLSALGWVCSCRCVAWSSLPHNHPRRMQAWGLVAALLLAARASEAGGAGEGRSSDPHEQQLPQPLLDSSNLPDLPLGSPDTIDNDIPGEPLSPDDFETSHDMVHEALDVSTSADPIELAGLFQGDIVLNSLDELVDLSAQQDSVVQDTKNAIINLKRRWPNGVIPYVISSSYNKNERATIAMAMSSYHQKTCLRFVPRMMERDYIHIIKGDGCSSSVGRVGGAQAVSLGPGCLYVGIVMHELMHAVGFWHEQSRADRDNYITINMANIQNGMEFNFQKYSWSTIQSLGVDYDLESVMHYGPYAFAKDRSKPTIIPRQMGAEIGQRRSLSPKDVLKLQLLYNCANTTETITTEVPVTTVAPDTCEDGNKYCEAWAAAGECERNPTWMTVSCRKSCKECGKECGDNNNYCNYWARNGQCTKNPSYMGRYCRKSCEICHNEVTETCDDRNRYCLAWAKTGYCRTNADYMLLFCKKSCMQC, encoded by the exons atggtttgcgaagttctagcttcgcccgggccttctaaaccGACGCTATCGGCGCTGGGCTGGGTGTGTTCGTGTCGCTGTGTTGCCTGGTCCTCACTGCCTCAC AATCATCCAAGGAGAATGCAAGCGTGGGGACTCGTGGCCGCCCTCCTGCTGGCGGCGAGGGCGAGCGAGGCGGGAGGCGCCGGCGAAGGGAGGTCCTCGGACCCCCACGAGCAGCAGCTGCCTCAGCCTCTCCTCGACTCCAGCAACCTCCCGGACCTGCCGCTCGGGAGCCCGGACACG ATCGATAACGATATACCCGGAGAACCTCTCAGTCCAGATGACTTTGAAACTAGTCATGATATGG tgcACGAGGCTCTGGACGTGAGCACCAGCGCCGACCCCATCGAGCTGGCCGGCCTCTTCCAGGGCGACATCGTCCTCAACAGCCTCGATGAACTGGTCGACCTCTCCGCACAG CAGGACAGTGTTGTGCAGGATACCAAGAACGCCATCATCAACCTGAAGAGAAGATGGCCCAATGGCGTCATCCCTTACGTTATCTCATCGTCCTACA ACAAGAACGAGAGAGCGACCATCGCCATGGCCATGAGCAGCTACCACCAAAAGACCTGCCTCCGCTTTGTTCCCCGGATGATGGAGCGAGACTACATCCACATCATAAAGGGAGACGG CTGCTCCAGTTCTGTCGGCCGAGTGGGCGGCGCGCAAGCAGTGTCTCTGGGTCCCGGGTGCCTCTACGTGGGTATCGTCATGCACGAGCTCATGCACGCTGTCGGGTTCTGGCACGAGCAGTCACGCGCAGACCGGGACAACTACATCACAATCAACATGGCAAACATCCAGAACGGGATGGAATTCAATTTTCAGAAATATTCTTGGAGTACAATTCAGAGCCTCGGGGTGGACTACGATCTCG AATCCGTGATGCACTACGGCCCCTACGCCTTCGCCAAGGATCGCTCCAAGCCCACTATTATCCCTCGCCAGATGGGGGCCGAGATAGGACAGCGACGATCCCTCTCACCG AAAGATGTCTTGAAGTTGCAACTTCTATACAACTGCGCAAACACAACCGAAACTATCACAACCGAAGTCCCTGTAACTACTGTAGCTCCAG ACACCTGTGAAGATGGAAACAAATACTGTGAGGCTTGGGCAGCTgcaggagagtgtgagaggaacCCGACGTGGATGACCGTCAGTTGCAGAAAATCATGCAAGGAGTGTG GCAAAGAGTGCGGAGACAACAACAACTACTGCAACTACTGGGCGCGCAATGGCCAGTGCACGAAGAACCCGTCGTACATGGGTCGCTACTGCAGGAAGTCCTGCGAGATCTGCCATAATGAAG TGACGGAAACGTGTGACGACCGCAACAGATACTGCCTCGCCTGGGCCAAGACAGGCTACTGCCGGACTAATGCTGACTACATGTTACTGTTTTGCAAGAAATCCTGCATGCAATGCTAA